Proteins from a genomic interval of Niabella soli DSM 19437:
- a CDS encoding CPBP family intramembrane glutamic endopeptidase, producing the protein MMIAEDPYRKPITYSAGFFMLIAFGVGGMILGGLLGGIAWSLSTGRNFLELADAIGNPAYLRQMQLVQTITAVFGFFVPAVATAAFLSRKPLRMMGFEEKSTGRQLIFSVLIIFAGLGVSSGLGYLSYQLPLPQNIITLFDKWESQYAVQAAGLVSFKNIPDLLISILVLALVPAVCEETFFRGGLQNFLYRSKKNLWFPVIVVSLIFSVVHLSGYGFLSRFALGIILGLLYQFTGNIWLNILAHFINNALAMIVLYTQVHAGKSVIGAMSDRGGSYLGLLAVPVVVLLFILLKKKTQQTLTDGI; encoded by the coding sequence ATGATGATAGCTGAAGATCCGTACAGGAAACCCATTACCTATTCCGCAGGCTTTTTTATGCTGATTGCTTTTGGGGTTGGCGGGATGATTTTGGGTGGCCTTTTAGGAGGTATTGCCTGGTCCCTGAGCACGGGCCGAAACTTTCTGGAGCTGGCTGATGCAATCGGCAACCCTGCATATCTCAGGCAAATGCAGTTGGTGCAAACGATCACTGCTGTTTTTGGTTTTTTTGTTCCGGCTGTAGCCACGGCTGCTTTTTTGAGTCGTAAGCCATTGAGAATGATGGGATTTGAAGAGAAGTCTACTGGCCGGCAGCTTATATTCTCCGTTTTGATCATTTTCGCAGGCCTGGGCGTCAGCAGCGGATTGGGGTATCTAAGCTACCAACTGCCGCTGCCCCAAAATATTATAACGCTTTTTGATAAATGGGAAAGCCAATACGCGGTGCAGGCGGCCGGCCTGGTCAGTTTTAAGAATATACCGGATCTGCTCATCTCCATCCTGGTGCTGGCCCTGGTCCCCGCTGTTTGTGAAGAAACATTCTTTAGAGGCGGATTGCAAAATTTTTTGTACCGCAGCAAAAAGAATCTTTGGTTCCCTGTTATTGTGGTCAGCCTTATTTTCAGCGTGGTGCATCTGTCCGGATACGGTTTTCTTTCCCGGTTTGCTTTAGGGATAATCCTCGGGCTGTTATATCAATTTACCGGCAATATCTGGCTGAACATCCTGGCGCATTTTATAAATAACGCCTTGGCAATGATTGTATTGTACACACAGGTACATGCGGGAAAATCAGTGATCGGTGCCATGAGTGACCGCGGCGGGAGTTACCTGGGGTTGCTTGCTGTTCCTGTGGTGGTGCTGCTTTTTATTTTGCTGAAAAAGAAAACACAACAAACCCTGACTGATGGCATTTAA
- a CDS encoding phosphatidate cytidylyltransferase has product MAFNWKTFWTRAFTALIFVAVMMGGLLYNEWSFFLLIAVIHFGCWWEYLKLVEQIYKVPFHPYIKFGFCLTGFHMLLFFCNRLQVQGYNIVNSFSLPFLIAGLVLLAAGIFKQRVHLKATGVAAFGLIYISLSWGLLLQLRYSTAIPIMKDTAQSASGFFIPVLLIVAIWINDTCAYLVGSMIGKTPFSKISPKKTLEGTIGGMLLCVAAITFILQYWFQWPVLLGIAVIAAIAGTAGDLLESKIKRMAGVKDSGHIMPGHGGFLDRFDSLLVAIPFVWVFLLL; this is encoded by the coding sequence ATGGCATTTAACTGGAAAACCTTCTGGACAAGAGCATTTACCGCACTTATTTTTGTTGCCGTGATGATGGGCGGACTCCTGTATAATGAATGGAGTTTTTTCCTGTTGATAGCGGTCATTCATTTTGGATGCTGGTGGGAGTATCTAAAACTGGTGGAACAAATATATAAAGTTCCGTTTCATCCTTATATCAAATTCGGATTTTGTTTAACCGGGTTTCATATGCTTTTATTCTTCTGTAATCGCCTGCAGGTGCAGGGATACAATATCGTAAATAGTTTTTCGTTGCCTTTTTTGATTGCAGGGTTGGTGTTGCTGGCTGCCGGTATTTTTAAACAACGGGTGCATCTGAAGGCAACGGGTGTCGCCGCCTTTGGCCTTATCTATATTTCCTTAAGCTGGGGATTGTTATTGCAACTGCGCTATTCCACCGCTATTCCAATAATGAAAGATACTGCACAATCAGCTTCCGGATTTTTTATCCCTGTTTTGTTAATCGTAGCGATCTGGATCAATGATACCTGTGCTTACCTGGTGGGTTCTATGATCGGGAAAACTCCTTTCTCTAAAATATCACCAAAAAAAACACTGGAGGGGACCATCGGCGGTATGCTGCTTTGCGTGGCCGCCATCACGTTTATATTGCAATATTGGTTTCAATGGCCGGTACTGTTGGGTATTGCGGTTATTGCGGCTATTGCGGGAACAGCGGGCGATCTGCTGGAATCAAAGATCAAACGTATGGCAGGCGTAAAGGACAGCGGACATATTATGCCAGGGCATGGCGGTTTTTTGGACCGGTTTGATTCGCTGCTGGTGGCGATTCCCTTTGTGTGGGTGTTTTTGCTATTGTAG
- a CDS encoding efflux RND transporter permease subunit, with protein MIKTFINRPILSTVISIILVLLGILGIISLPVTQYPDIAPPTVNVRATYTGANAQTVQKSVIIPIEEQVNGVEGMDYITSTAGNDGSATINVFFKQGIDPDIAAVNVQNRVARAAPLLPSEVTRAGVVTQKQQTSALMFLTYYSTNKNLNDVFLQNYLDINVIPGIKRIFGVGDAQVFGGKTYAMRVWLDPQKLASYGIVPADVVSAINSQSLEAAAGSLGQNAGGSFEYVITYKGKFNEESQYENIIIKSLGQGQFLRLKDVASIKLDALAYSGVGESSGYPGISMGIFQTPGSNAQQIIIDIKKYLKEAEKSLPKGISYVINYDTNEFLEASIDKVIHTLVEAFVLVFIVVFIFLQDFRSTLIPAIAVPVSIIGTFFFLNLMGFSLNLLTLFALVLAIGIVVDDAIVVVEAVHAKMDHGEKDPKKATMDAMHEITGAIISITLVMAAVFIPVTFIKGPTGVFYKQFGITLIVAILISAVNALSLSPALCALLLRPHDEAHEHKKKNFARRFFDGFNVAFNTMTKRYGKAFIFLIRHKWVTLIILAASMGLIFFISKKTPTGFVPAEDRGIIFANVELPPSASMDRTYQAMKELTQKASKIPGIEGVTFSTGRSLISGAGSNFGLAFVKLKPFAERNDAKDQSVDVITKKLFGVGASIPDSKMIFFSPPSVPGFGNSAGFQFSLLGKGGQPISELDGTAQRFIGELMKRPEVQYAQTSFNTRYPQYEMVINVPKASEAGVSVSSLLSTMQGYIGGIYAADFAKYGKQYRVMVQSLPGSRINPGDLNSFFVRTGSGQMAPVSQFLTLERSYGPQFVTRFNLFSSVDITGASNPGFSTGDAIKAVQQVAQSTLSTSYGIDYSGLTREEINSGSQTLIIFALSLVFVYFILSAQYESYIIPLSVIISLPMGVMGAYFGQWLFGLENNIYFQIALIMLVGLLAKNAILIVEFGVQRRQKGESIAMAAINAAKARLRPILMTSFAFIAGMMPLVYATGIGSIGNRSIATGAASGLLIGTILGLLVIPVLFVLFQWLQEKIKPLKFEKNFDHEI; from the coding sequence ATGATTAAAACATTCATCAACCGGCCCATACTCTCCACGGTAATCTCCATTATCCTGGTGTTATTGGGAATACTGGGAATCATTTCCCTGCCGGTAACACAATACCCCGACATCGCTCCGCCAACGGTAAACGTCAGAGCAACCTATACCGGGGCCAATGCACAAACCGTACAGAAAAGCGTAATTATTCCGATCGAAGAGCAGGTGAACGGGGTGGAAGGAATGGATTATATTACTTCCACTGCGGGCAATGACGGTAGCGCTACTATCAACGTTTTCTTTAAGCAGGGTATCGATCCCGATATCGCCGCGGTAAACGTACAGAACCGCGTAGCTCGTGCCGCGCCGCTGTTGCCTTCCGAAGTAACCAGGGCAGGTGTGGTAACACAAAAACAGCAGACCAGCGCCCTTATGTTTCTTACCTATTATTCAACCAATAAAAACCTGAATGATGTATTCCTTCAGAACTATCTTGATATTAATGTAATCCCCGGTATCAAGCGGATCTTTGGTGTGGGTGATGCACAGGTATTCGGTGGGAAGACCTACGCCATGCGTGTTTGGCTCGATCCGCAAAAACTGGCCTCCTATGGCATCGTGCCTGCAGATGTGGTGAGCGCTATTAACAGCCAGAGCCTTGAAGCCGCAGCCGGCTCCCTGGGGCAGAATGCCGGTGGTTCGTTTGAATATGTGATCACCTATAAAGGAAAGTTCAACGAGGAAAGCCAGTATGAAAACATCATCATAAAATCGCTGGGGCAGGGCCAGTTCCTGCGCCTGAAAGATGTAGCTTCCATTAAACTGGATGCATTGGCTTATTCGGGCGTTGGGGAAAGCTCCGGCTACCCGGGCATCAGTATGGGTATCTTTCAAACACCGGGATCGAATGCACAACAGATTATCATCGACATAAAAAAATACCTGAAAGAAGCGGAAAAATCATTACCCAAAGGGATCAGCTATGTGATCAACTATGATACGAATGAGTTCCTAGAAGCTTCAATCGATAAAGTAATCCACACACTTGTGGAAGCCTTTGTACTGGTATTCATTGTGGTGTTCATCTTTTTGCAGGATTTCCGTTCAACTTTAATTCCGGCCATTGCCGTTCCGGTATCCATCATAGGCACCTTTTTCTTTCTTAACCTGATGGGCTTTTCATTAAATCTTTTAACGCTCTTCGCATTGGTGTTAGCCATCGGAATTGTGGTAGATGACGCCATCGTAGTAGTAGAAGCCGTCCATGCAAAAATGGACCATGGGGAAAAAGATCCCAAAAAGGCCACTATGGATGCCATGCACGAGATTACCGGCGCCATTATTTCAATAACCCTTGTAATGGCCGCCGTATTCATTCCCGTTACCTTTATCAAGGGACCAACAGGTGTGTTTTATAAACAGTTTGGGATTACGCTGATCGTGGCTATTCTCATTTCAGCAGTGAATGCGTTATCGCTGAGCCCGGCGCTTTGTGCCTTGCTGTTACGACCGCATGACGAAGCGCATGAACATAAAAAGAAAAATTTCGCCCGTCGTTTTTTTGATGGTTTTAATGTTGCGTTTAACACTATGACCAAACGCTATGGGAAAGCCTTCATCTTCCTTATCCGTCATAAGTGGGTAACATTAATTATCCTGGCAGCTTCAATGGGATTGATCTTTTTCATCAGCAAAAAAACGCCTACGGGATTTGTGCCGGCGGAAGACAGGGGGATCATCTTTGCAAACGTAGAGCTTCCTCCCAGTGCCTCTATGGACCGCACCTACCAGGCGATGAAAGAACTGACGCAAAAAGCTTCCAAAATACCGGGAATCGAAGGCGTTACCTTTAGCACCGGGCGCAGCCTCATATCCGGGGCAGGAAGTAATTTTGGCCTGGCTTTCGTTAAGCTAAAACCCTTTGCGGAAAGAAATGATGCAAAAGATCAGTCGGTAGACGTTATTACAAAAAAACTTTTCGGAGTAGGCGCCAGCATACCAGACTCAAAAATGATCTTCTTTAGCCCGCCAAGTGTGCCCGGTTTTGGTAACAGCGCCGGTTTCCAGTTTTCCCTGTTGGGCAAAGGCGGACAACCGATTTCTGAACTGGATGGAACGGCACAACGTTTTATCGGCGAACTGATGAAACGTCCTGAAGTACAGTATGCGCAAACTTCTTTTAACACCCGGTACCCACAATATGAAATGGTGATCAATGTGCCCAAGGCCAGCGAAGCCGGTGTTTCTGTAAGCAGCCTGCTTTCTACCATGCAGGGATATATCGGAGGAATTTATGCGGCCGACTTTGCAAAATATGGTAAACAATACCGCGTAATGGTGCAGTCCCTGCCCGGGAGCAGGATAAACCCCGGCGACCTGAATTCATTTTTTGTAAGAACAGGAAGCGGGCAGATGGCGCCGGTATCACAGTTTTTAACCCTGGAACGATCGTACGGTCCGCAGTTTGTAACCCGTTTCAACCTGTTTTCGTCTGTTGACATTACGGGGGCATCTAACCCCGGCTTCAGCACAGGGGACGCCATTAAAGCCGTGCAGCAGGTGGCGCAAAGCACGCTATCCACCAGTTACGGGATCGACTATTCCGGATTGACGCGGGAGGAGATCAATTCCGGGTCGCAAACCCTTATCATCTTTGCATTAAGCCTGGTGTTTGTTTATTTTATCCTTAGTGCGCAATACGAAAGTTATATCATTCCGCTCTCCGTTATCATATCGCTCCCCATGGGGGTAATGGGCGCTTATTTCGGGCAATGGCTTTTCGGTTTGGAAAATAATATCTATTTCCAGATCGCATTGATCATGCTGGTGGGGTTGCTCGCAAAAAATGCGATCCTTATTGTTGAGTTCGGCGTACAACGCAGGCAAAAAGGCGAAAGCATTGCCATGGCGGCGATCAATGCGGCCAAAGCCCGTTTGCGCCCCATTCTTATGACTTCCTTTGCCTTCATCGCCGGTATGATGCCCCTGGTTTACGCCACCGGCATCGGATCCATCGGTAACCGGTCCATCGCAACGGGTGCGGCTTCGGGTCTTTTAATAGGCACCATTCTGGGATTATTGGTAATTCCCGTGCTCTTCGTATTGTTCCAATGGTTACAGGAGAAAATAAAACCTCTAAAATTTGAGAAAAACTTTGATCATGAAATTTGA
- a CDS encoding efflux RND transporter periplasmic adaptor subunit produces MNIKLQVIASCIPALILLACGGKQQAPNPNAARPYPVIAVPVKSVTGYYTFPASIQGRVNNDVRAKISGYIKQVLVDEGQPVHKGQVLFRLETNTLSETAAAAKSGVGAAQANISAAEAAVNAAQVDVDRLVPLVEKKIISNVQLETAKAQLRSAQSQLQQAKASRNQAQANYLSAAANVDYSVIRSPINGIVGKLPLRVGSLVGPTDPTPITTVSDVSEIYAYFSMNEKEYLDFLKQTPGSTVAEKLKNIPPVSLQLANGHLYEQKGAVKAVTGQIDPQTGTILFRVSFPNQGHLLANGNSGTVMIPKPYNNVLAVPEAATFEQQGMVYVYKVDKDTISSVPVGVLDRIDNMALLGGGIKQGDTIIASGVGSLRNGAAIIPRPANFDSIIKAIKPVF; encoded by the coding sequence AAACGCCGCACGCCCTTACCCGGTTATTGCCGTACCGGTAAAATCGGTAACCGGCTATTATACGTTCCCGGCCAGCATACAGGGTCGCGTAAACAATGACGTGCGCGCAAAAATTTCCGGTTATATAAAACAGGTGTTGGTTGACGAGGGGCAGCCCGTGCACAAAGGGCAGGTGTTATTTCGCCTGGAAACCAACACGCTTTCGGAAACGGCCGCCGCCGCCAAAAGCGGTGTGGGCGCGGCCCAAGCCAATATCAGCGCTGCTGAAGCTGCTGTAAATGCAGCGCAGGTTGACGTAGACAGACTGGTGCCATTGGTTGAAAAAAAGATCATCAGTAATGTACAACTGGAAACGGCCAAAGCGCAATTACGTTCGGCACAAAGCCAGTTGCAGCAGGCCAAAGCAAGCCGTAACCAGGCCCAGGCCAATTATCTCAGCGCCGCAGCCAACGTTGATTACTCGGTGATCCGGAGCCCGATCAATGGTATTGTAGGCAAGTTGCCGCTACGGGTCGGCAGCCTGGTAGGGCCAACAGACCCAACCCCGATAACAACTGTTTCGGATGTAAGCGAGATCTACGCTTATTTTTCAATGAATGAAAAAGAATACCTCGACTTTTTAAAACAAACCCCGGGGAGCACCGTAGCAGAAAAACTTAAAAACATTCCGCCGGTTTCCCTCCAATTGGCCAACGGTCATCTCTATGAGCAAAAAGGAGCCGTAAAAGCAGTTACCGGCCAGATTGATCCCCAAACAGGAACTATTCTTTTCCGCGTATCCTTTCCCAACCAGGGGCACCTGCTCGCCAATGGCAACAGTGGCACGGTAATGATCCCCAAACCCTACAACAACGTATTGGCGGTTCCGGAAGCGGCCACCTTTGAGCAACAAGGCATGGTATATGTTTATAAAGTGGACAAAGACACCATAAGCTCGGTGCCGGTGGGCGTTTTAGACCGTATTGACAACATGGCCCTGCTGGGCGGTGGTATAAAACAGGGCGATACTATTATCGCCTCCGGCGTGGGCAGCCTCAGAAACGGCGCGGCTATTATTCCGCGTCCCGCAAATTTCGACAGTATCATAAAAGCCATTAAACCTGTATTCTAA
- a CDS encoding efflux transporter outer membrane subunit: MKFDSYTKKTGRLKLIPVIGMVVALQACFVAKPYQQPKALENDARYRTDQLTTDTTTLASVSWKELFTDEKLRGYINQALDQNLDIRNAIQQITAAEAYLKQGKAGFFPTLSAGPSYNLSSNSLNTQLGQLSGGKRLFLDQYTLSGTLNWEADIWGKIKSNKDAALASLLQSKAAHQAVKSTLIAAIADTYYQLLALDEQKKVTEETVTYRASYLETTKALQQAGTVTAVAVRQSEALLLNSKGILVNLDKSIKLLENYFCTLLSIPPQPIDRNTLDQQQITSSLAIGVPVQLLANRPDVKAAEFSYMSAFYSTNAAKAAFYPSLTISATGGLQSVVFDRLFSASSLFTSLTGSLLQPVLNKRQIRTQYEVTRANQQIAYNNYKKTILNASKDVSDALFTYDAQAKLMDLKQQEFRQYDTASKYSQELVNNGLGNYLDVITAMTNELQAELNYVDAKYGRLNAIVQLYEALGGGWK; encoded by the coding sequence ATGAAATTTGATAGTTATACAAAAAAAACGGGGCGTTTGAAGTTAATTCCGGTTATCGGAATGGTGGTGGCGCTGCAGGCCTGTTTTGTTGCAAAACCCTACCAGCAGCCCAAAGCATTGGAAAACGACGCCCGGTATCGCACAGACCAGTTAACAACGGACACTACTACCCTGGCAAGCGTTTCATGGAAAGAACTGTTTACCGATGAAAAGCTCAGGGGTTATATTAACCAGGCGCTGGACCAGAACCTCGATATTCGTAACGCCATCCAGCAAATTACCGCGGCAGAAGCTTATCTGAAGCAGGGAAAAGCTGGCTTTTTCCCCACGCTTTCTGCCGGCCCTTCTTACAACCTGTCCAGCAATTCGCTCAATACCCAACTGGGGCAATTATCCGGGGGTAAGCGCCTGTTTTTAGACCAATACACGCTTTCCGGCACGCTTAACTGGGAGGCCGATATCTGGGGCAAGATCAAAAGCAACAAAGATGCAGCGCTGGCAAGCCTGCTGCAGTCAAAAGCAGCGCATCAGGCAGTAAAATCAACCCTGATCGCCGCCATTGCCGATACGTATTACCAACTGCTGGCGCTCGATGAACAAAAAAAGGTAACGGAAGAAACAGTGACGTATCGCGCAAGTTACCTGGAAACCACAAAGGCATTGCAACAGGCAGGAACGGTTACAGCCGTTGCGGTGCGCCAAAGCGAGGCACTGTTGCTCAATTCAAAAGGTATCCTGGTGAACCTGGACAAGAGTATCAAACTGCTGGAAAACTATTTCTGCACCCTGCTCAGCATTCCGCCGCAGCCGATCGACAGGAATACGCTCGACCAGCAGCAGATCACCTCATCATTGGCTATTGGAGTACCGGTTCAACTGCTCGCCAACCGGCCCGATGTAAAAGCTGCTGAATTTTCCTATATGAGTGCTTTTTATTCGACCAATGCAGCAAAGGCCGCTTTCTATCCGTCATTGACGATCAGCGCTACCGGCGGACTACAAAGCGTTGTGTTCGACAGGCTGTTTAGCGCCAGTTCTCTTTTTACCTCGCTAACCGGTTCATTGTTACAGCCGGTCCTTAACAAACGCCAGATCCGCACGCAATACGAAGTGACCCGGGCCAACCAGCAGATCGCTTATAATAATTATAAGAAAACGATCCTCAACGCAAGTAAAGATGTATCGGACGCCCTGTTTACGTACGATGCACAGGCAAAACTGATGGACCTGAAGCAACAGGAATTCCGGCAATATGATACGGCTTCCAAATACTCCCAGGAATTGGTCAATAACGGTTTAGGGAATTATCTGGATGTGATCACTGCAATGACAAACGAATTGCAGGCGGAGCTCAATTATGTTGACGCCAAATATGGCCGTTTGAATGCCATTGTGCAGCTTTACGAAGCATTGGGAGGAGGATGGAAATAA